ACCGCTTCACCGAACATCGCTGCGATGTTTCCCGCCCAGGCGCCTGCCGTATTGACAACAAAGCGCGACTGAATACGCTGTTGGTCTGCCGTTTCCGATTGAAAATGACGACCGTCATAACAGCTGCTGGTGATCCGGCAATGCTCCATGAGTCTGGTCCCGGACTGCTGCGCCGCCCAGGACAGGGCTGGCGACACCAGTCTCGGGTTGGCGTGACCGTCTGCCGGACACAGCGATGCCCCGACAATATCCCTGCTTAACCACGGGTAGCGGCTATGCACCTGCCCGGCATCCAACCATTGCAGATCCAGACCACAGGATGCCACGCTGCTGTTGTATGCCTGCAGGCGGTCCATATCCTGTTCGGTGAACGCGACTTTCAGATGCCCACAGCGAATATATTCACCGTCTATGCCAATGAGTTCGGACAGTTGCCCCCACAGTTCATGTGAACGCATCGCCAGTGGCATTTGCGACAGCGGTCGTCCCTGGCGCCTGACGCCGCCGAAGTTAACACCACTGGCCTTGGTGCCGCTTTGTCCGGCATCGCACAGCAACACCTGCAAGCCCTGTTTGGACAGGAAATAGGCGGTGCTGGCACCAATAATGCCAGCGCCAATGATCAGGACATCGGTGTTCAGGGTTTGCATGCCACCCTACCTATCGGAATCGGCTTGACCGGCGGTTGATTGCGCAATCGCTCCACGCCGGACAGGGCAATGCCCTGTTCATGCGCCAACAGCATGGACGCCCCGGCCACACACATTCTGCCCTGACAACGCCCCATGCCCACGCGCGACAGCGCTTTCATTCTGTTCAGGCCTGAATGCGGATCGTCACGCAGCATCTGTCGGATTTCGCCCACCCGGATTTCCTCGCAACGACATACCATGAGCGCGTCGTCGGCCGCATCCAGCCAGTGGGCCGGCGGCGCAAACATATGGTCGATACAACGCCGTGTTTTTCGGCCTCGGGCAATACGCCGGGCCAGTTGCGCCACCTGTTTATGATCGCAATGAACACCCAGATCCTGCAGCAGGCTGTAGGCACACTGCCTGCCGGTTAGTTCGGCCATATCGGCGCCGCCAATACGCATGCCGTCGCCGGCCAGATACACATTGGCTCGACTGCTCTGGCCGCCGGGCTGCACTTGCGGCTGCCAAGTGCAATCCTGTTCGTCAAACACAAAGTCGCAACCCAGCAGGCTGGCCAGTTGATTTTCGGAACGCAGCCCAAAGCCGCAAGCCAGGGCATCGCAAGCTACGGTCTGCATTGCCGAATCGGCCGCTTTACGCCAACGGACCGCGTCGACTCTGGCTACACCATCTGCTTCAAAACCGGCGACCCCATGCTTCATCGGTACACCGTGGGCCCGCAGCCAGGCCATGTAATAAACCCCCTTGGCCATGAGCGGCGCATCGGCGGCAAAGGCTTGCATACCCTGGCGCAGCGTGGGGAATGGACTGGTATCGAGCACTGCGGACACCTGCGCGCCCGCCTTGCAGTATTGATAGGCAACCAGATACAAGAGCGGTCCGGTACCGGCAAGCACGACTCGCTTGCCGATCGCGCAGCCTGATACTTCAGGGCGATTTGTGCGCCGCCCAGCGTGTATACACCAGGTAGCGTCCAGCCGGCAAAAGGCAATACCCGATCGGTGGCCCCGGTTGCCAGGATCACGCGTTCATAAGCAATTGCATCGTGCTTACCATCACGGATGACATACAGCTGGTGGGCATCTGCGTCCCACACCAGGGTGTTGGGCCGATAATCAATCTGATCCGACGCGATCATTTGCCTTGCGGTCTCGTGCAGCGCACTGGCTTTGCTATGTTCGAAACCATAAAGCTGGCGGCCAGTTCTGGTGAATCCATCAGGCTGCTGGCGGTAGATTTGCCCACCTGGTTTGGATGCCTCATCAATGACGATGGGACGCAACCCAGCCTGCACCAGGACCTGGGCGGCACGTATGCCTGCCGGGCCCGCCCCCACGATGACCGGTGCGTGCGCGCTCACCTGTTTTGCCCCGGTATTACAAATCGCATATTTTCCTGCAGCAGTGTAGAGCAGGCGCGTACGCGCTCGCCGTTTTCCTGCAGCACCAGGCAATCCTGGCATGCGCCCATCAGACAGAAGCCGGCGCGTGGAGAACCGGTGAACTCGGTCAGGCGCAGATGCTCATTAAGGGTGAGCAACGCCGTCATGATGGTGTCGCCCAGGCGTGCCGTACACGGCGTGCCATTCACAAAAAAATGGCACGGCTCGCGCTGCTGGTCAACCAGTCGCATAAAAAGCCCCGGCATCAGCTTGCCTTTTTCTGCATGATTGCATTTGCCATGATCACTGCTTTCCGATCAGGATTTTATCCAGTCCATAGACGCGATCAAGCACGAACATGGTGAGCGCAGTCAGCACAATGATGAGCGCCGATACGGCCGACAGCATCGGATTGATGGACTCGGTCGCATACATGTACATCTTGACGGGCAGCGTAATGGTGGTGGGTGAAGTCAGGAAGACGGACATGGTCAGCTCATCAAAGCTGTTGATGAACGCCAGGATCCACCCGCCGAAAATACCCGGCAGGATCAGGGGAAAGGTAATGCGCCGAAACACTGTCCACTTGCCTGCGCCCAGTGACTCGGCAGCATGCTCAATACTTTTATCAAAGCCCACCAGAGATCCCAGCACCAGCCGTATCACATATGGCGTAACAATGATGACATGACCAAGGATGAGCCATAACAGGCTGCCGCGAACGCCCAGCATCGCAAACAGGCGCAGCAGAGCAACACCCATGACCAGACTGGGAATCATCAATGGCGATAGAAACAGGCCATTGATCACATGCCGGAAACGAAATTGTCCACGGGCAATGGCAAACGCGGCGGGCAGTGCCAATGCAGCACTGATTGAAGCGCTGGCAAAGGCCACCCACAGGCTGGTCTGGAAGGCGGCGATAAAACCTGATTCGTTAAAGACAGCCCGGAACCAGCGCAATGAAAAACTGGTGGTGGGAATGGACAGCACATCTTCCGGTGTAAAGGCGACCAGGCACACGATAACCAGTGGCGCAAGAATGAAGATTGTGACCAGCGTGTTGAACAACAGGGAGAGGGGTCCGTTTTTCATTGTTTACCCCAAACTGCGCTTATAGGAGCGCTCGAGAATTTGATTGTAGGACATCATAATGATCAGATTCATAATGAGCAACATCATGGCCAGCGCTGCCCCCATGGGCCAGTTCAGATCAATCATGAACTGCTCATAAATGCTATTGGACACCATGCGGGAGCGTCCTCCGCCAAGCAGCACGGGGATCGCAAACGCGCTGGTGGACAGGCCAAAGACAATCAGGCTGCCCGACAAAATGCCAGGTGTGGCCTGCGGCAGAATGACCCGCTTGATGGTCTGCCATTTGGTGGCATTGAGCGAGTATGCTGCCTTGATGGTTTGCGGATCAATTTTATTAAGCGACGTCCACACGGGAATAATCATGAACGGCAGCATGACATGCACCAGGCCGATTACTACGGCTGAAGAGGTGTATAGCAGTGACCCCAGGCCCATCATCTCGGTCAGCTTGCCAATGGGCGACATGGGGTTGAGCAGCATGCTCCAGCCAAACGCCCGCACCACAAGTGAAATAAGCAGAGGAGACAGGATAACCAGCAGGAAAACAGAGTTCCACGGCGCTTTCATGCGACTTAAGATATATGATTCGGGCACACCAATGAGGACGCAGATGATTGTGACCAGGCCCGATATCCAGAGCGTGCGCCAAAATACCGTGAGTGTGTAGTTGCTGGTGAATATTTCAATGTACTGGTCCAGCGTCCAGCCCGCTTGCACGCCCAGGTCGTAATCGTAGGGCCGGAATGACAGCACGATGGTAAGCACCAGCGGCACGATCAGCAGGCCGATAAAAAGCAGTGTCAGTGGCATGGCGCCCAGAAAGCTCAGGCGCCGCTTGCGCACCGGCGCGGCGCCGGGATCAGGATGCGTCATGGTTACAGATCCCCGGCAGGCTCGGCCGTCAGGACCTTGAGCGCGCCTTCATGCCAGTCCAGGCTGACGTTTTCGCCAATTTTATAAACCTGCTGGTGGTTATTGATGACCGATACGATAACCAGCCCGAAAGCGGTCTGCACCTCGTACATCCATAAATTGCCAAGGAAAAAGCTGTTTTTGACCGAACCGGCAAAGCGCCCCTGTCCTTGCCGGCCAATCACGATTTTTTCGGGACGCAAAGACATGAGTGCTTCGCAGGCGCCTGTACTTGGCGCCATACCTGCTTCATTTTTCAGAATGATGCTGTGACCGTCCAGATCGAACTGGCGGCCCTGCGCTGTCGCCGTCAATGTGACCGTAAAGGTATTGGTCTTGCCAACGAAGCGGGAAATAAAGGGCGTGGCCGGATTTTCGTACATGACGTAAGGCTCATCAATCTGGATGACTTTGCCTTCGCGCATGACAACCACACGATCGCTGACTGACAGCGCTTCGGCCTGGTCGTGCGTCACCATGATGGTGGTGGTACCCGCCTGTTGCTGAATCCGGCGCAGCTCAAACTGCATCTCTTCACGCAGGTTGGCATCCAGATTCGACAAAGGTTCATCCAGCAACAGCACTGGGGGCTGAATCACCAGGCGCGCGCCAGGGCCACGCGCTGGCGCTGGCCGCCCGACAGTTCGCGCGGATAGCGCTGTGCAAATTTCTCCAGTTGCGCCATGGCCAGTGCATCCTTAACGCGCCTGGCAATATCGCTGCCCGATAGCTTGCGCATTTCCAGACCAAAGGCCACATTCTTTTCCACTGTCATATGCGGAAAAAGCGCGTATGTCTGGAAAACAATTCCCAGCCCTCTTTCATTGGGCTTTGCAAACGTGATGTCCTTGCCATCCAGAATGATGCTGCCAGCGGTCACGTCAACGAATCCGGCAATCATCTGCAGGGTGGTGGTCTTGCCACAGCCGGACGGACCAAGCAGCGAAACGAATTCGCCTTTGGCAACGTCAAGAGACAGATTGTCGACAGCGGTGGTGTCCGCAAATTTTTTGGTCAGGCCGTGTAACTGCAAAAAAGACATACGTCCTCACTTCGTTCGTTTTGATATGGTTCCGCAGACTGCACTGTTTCGCACATGCGGCATCGTATGAGGGGATACGGCGGCAAACAACGAGAATGCATCAAGGGCGCGCGCAACAGTCATGCTGTTTATGACAGTTGTATTTAAGCTTGATAATTGTCCCTTGCATGGGCCGATTTATATATTGGTATTTCTACTAATAAAATTATTTTTATTTATATTTCATTTAATGGAAAAATATATATAATATTTAAATATTAATTTCATTAAACAAAATACAACTATGGATCAGCAATCAGCAGGCGCACAAGGTGTGCTTACCAAAGGTTTGGGTATTTTGCGCTTGCTCAGTGATGCAGGTCCGCAAGGGTTGCGCGTGACCGACATTGCCCGCCAGCTTGAACTTTCCCAGGCTACGGTGCACCGGCTTTTGCAAACGCTGATTGCCGAAGGCTTTGTGCTGCAGCGCCAGGGAAGTAAATCCTACGCGCTGACCCTGGAGCTATTCTCCCTGGTGGCTCGTGCGCATCACAATGAATCGTCGCTGCGCGCCACCTGTCGCAGTTCCATACTCAGAATTGTGGGCACACTGCAGGATTCGGCGTTTGTGCTTTTGCGAGACCGCTATGACGTGGTGTGTATCGATAAAATGGAAGGCAGCTATATCACTCAATCGCTGACCGGCGGTATTGGCGGGCGCATTCCCATTGGGCTGGGCCAGGGAAGTATAGCCATTCTGGCCGCCCTGCCGGAAAGCGAGCAAAATGCCATCCTGGCATTCAACATTCCGCGCTTTTACCAGGACGATGGAATTGACGAGCCGCAGTTGCGCGCAAGAATCAAGCAGACGCAGCAAAACGGCTATGTGCTGAACACCGGTCCCGGCAAACTGACGGGCATCGGCGGTATTGCAGTAGCGTTTACCGACACCACTGGCTATCCGGTAGGCGCAATCGGGTTGAGCGTCCTTACCGAGAGGCTGACTCAGGAGCGCCTGCCCTTTATTGTGGATATTCTGAAACGTGAAGCGGCCGCGATCAGCAGCAGTCTGAATCCCTTTGACCCGGCGCTGGGCAGCCCCCATATGGCGCTATCAAACTAAGCGACAGCAATTTATCTCACAGGTATTGCGATCGCAATACACTGCGCCATAACCGATACAGTGGACGGCGCAATGGTGAGGCACGAAACGGCGCAGCCTCTGTGGGCATTTTTAACGCTCGGCGCTGGCCCGGATTCCCTGATAGAAGATCGCGCTTTTGACACCCAGCGCCCGCAACGGCTCCGGGGGCAGCCAGGACGGCCCACCCAGTCCCAGTACCGCATCCAGCTCTTCTGACTGATGGTTCAGCATAAGCTCGGCCAACAGGCGCCCGTTTACCGTGCCTCGCAGCACGCCCGAACCATTGCAGCCGAGCGAACCGTAGATGCCATCGGCCAGCTTACCGAAAAAGATTCCGCCGTTACGCGTCAGCGCGGTGGTTCCTCCCCAGACAAACTCAAACTCATGCGATGCCATTTGCGGGAAACGCCGTTTGTAATAATGCGTGAGCATGGTGGTATACGCAGCAGCACTGCGCTCTGATTCATAGGAATAGGCGCTACGTACCATAAAACGGTTGCCCGACACCTTGCGCAGCGTCGTGCCAAGGCGGTGAGCCGGCAGCAAGCCCCATTGCCTGGCCGGCCCCAGGGCAGCGGCCTGTTCATCCGATAGCGCCGGGGTCAGCCCGGCATACGTATAGATGGCAATCAGACGGTCTTTCAGGAAACCCAGTTTGCGGGCAAAGGCGTTATTGGCAATCACCAGCTGGCCCGCGGAAAAATCACCCTTGCTGGTCGACACCGTGTAGCGGCCTGCGCTGCCGGCAACACGATTAGCAAACGTTTCTTCCAGCAAAGTGACATTTTCCGGCAGGGTATCGGCCAGGCCACGATGCATGGCCGCAGGCTGGACAAATACATTATTGCGTGTGTAATAACCAAAATCGTAATAACGCGTACCCAGTCGCTGCGCCAGTTGGTCCTGGCTCAGCACTTCACTGTCAATGCCCAGTCGCTTGTTTTTATCAATGCCCGACAGCAGGGATGCCTTGCCGGCGGGTGTCGCCGATGCATTGTATTTACCGCTATGTTCATCCCAGTCGCATTCAATCCTGTTCTCTTGCAGGGTCTGCTTGAGCCACTGTAACCCCTGTTCATAGACACGAATTTGCATGCGCCCCAGCAGATCGTCCTGCGCCGGATCCTTTGCAATGCCCGAACGCGGAAACGTAGACATGAATCCGGAATTGCGGCTTGATGAGCCCTCGCCGATGACGCTGCCTTCCAGAATGAGCACCGATTTTTCCGGCGCCAGTTCCGCCAGGCGCCGGGCCGCCGACAGACCGGTAAAGCCAGCCCCGATAACAATGAAGTCAAAGGCTCGCGGGCCTTGTGGTTCAGTGGTTGCGGTGCGCGCAGGCAGCAGCGCGTTCCAGCCGGAATGGTTGTTATAGTGAGGTAAATAGGGATTTTTCACGCGTATCGACTTCGGACAGAAAGAACTCAAAGAGCTTTCCATCATAAGTGGCCGGCAGTAATTTTCAATCGTTTTATCAC
Above is a window of Advenella kashmirensis WT001 DNA encoding:
- a CDS encoding NAD(P)/FAD-dependent oxidoreductase; amino-acid sequence: MQTLNTDVLIIGAGIIGASTAYFLSKQGLQVLLCDAGQSGTKASGVNFGGVRRQGRPLSQMPLAMRSHELWGQLSELIGIDGEYIRCGHLKVAFTEQDMDRLQAYNSSVASCGLDLQWLDAGQVHSRYPWLSRDIVGASLCPADGHANPRLVSPALSWAAQQSGTRLMEHCRITSSCYDGRHFQSETADQQRIQSRFVVNTAGAWAGNIAAMFGEAVPLTEIYPQMGVTEPLPSIMNVVLGVQGGGLYARQVARGNIIFGGSRAHSVTAGYARPSQQSVSMLLSRLAGLIPGIANAHVIRFWSGVEGATPDLNPCLGPSSTTPGLFHGFGYSGAGFQVGLASGEVLAQLIATGNSPIPIEDFRIDRFTADSGKL
- a CDS encoding FAD-dependent oxidoreductase is translated as MSAHAPVIVGAGPAGIRAAQVLVQAGLRPIVIDEASKPGGQIYRQQPDGFTRTGRQLYGFEHSKASALHETARQMIASDQIDYRPNTLVWDADAHQLYVIRDGKHDAIAYERVILATGATDRVLPFAGWTLPGVYTLGGAQIALKYQAARSASESCLPVPDRSCIWLPINTARRARRCPQCSIPVHSPRCARVCKPLPPMRRSWPRGFITWPGCGPTVYR
- a CDS encoding (2Fe-2S)-binding protein, translating into MPGLFMRLVDQQREPCHFFVNGTPCTARLGDTIMTALLTLNEHLRLTEFTGSPRAGFCLMGACQDCLVLQENGERVRACSTLLQENMRFVIPGQNR
- a CDS encoding ABC transporter permease gives rise to the protein MKNGPLSLLFNTLVTIFILAPLVIVCLVAFTPEDVLSIPTTSFSLRWFRAVFNESGFIAAFQTSLWVAFASASISAALALPAAFAIARGQFRFRHVINGLFLSPLMIPSLVMGVALLRLFAMLGVRGSLLWLILGHVIIVTPYVIRLVLGSLVGFDKSIEHAAESLGAGKWTVFRRITFPLILPGIFGGWILAFINSFDELTMSVFLTSPTTITLPVKMYMYATESINPMLSAVSALIIVLTALTMFVLDRVYGLDKILIGKQ
- a CDS encoding ABC transporter permease, which translates into the protein MTHPDPGAAPVRKRRLSFLGAMPLTLLFIGLLIVPLVLTIVLSFRPYDYDLGVQAGWTLDQYIEIFTSNYTLTVFWRTLWISGLVTIICVLIGVPESYILSRMKAPWNSVFLLVILSPLLISLVVRAFGWSMLLNPMSPIGKLTEMMGLGSLLYTSSAVVIGLVHVMLPFMIIPVWTSLNKIDPQTIKAAYSLNATKWQTIKRVILPQATPGILSGSLIVFGLSTSAFAIPVLLGGGRSRMVSNSIYEQFMIDLNWPMGAALAMMLLIMNLIIMMSYNQILERSYKRSLG
- a CDS encoding ABC transporter ATP-binding protein; translated protein: MIQPPVLLLDEPLSNLDANLREEMQFELRRIQQQAGTTTIMVTHDQAEALSVSDRVVVMREGKVIQIDEPYVMYENPATPFISRFVGKTNTFTVTLTATAQGRQFDLDGHSIILKNEAGMAPSTGACEALMSLRPEKIVIGRQGQGRFAGSVKNSFFLGNLWMYEVQTAFGLVIVSVINNHQQVYKIGENVSLDWHEGALKVLTAEPAGDL
- a CDS encoding ABC transporter ATP-binding protein: MSFLQLHGLTKKFADTTAVDNLSLDVAKGEFVSLLGPSGCGKTTTLQMIAGFVDVTAGSIILDGKDITFAKPNERGLGIVFQTYALFPHMTVEKNVAFGLEMRKLSGSDIARRVKDALAMAQLEKFAQRYPRELSGGQRQRVALARAW
- a CDS encoding IclR family transcriptional regulator, which gives rise to MLTKGLGILRLLSDAGPQGLRVTDIARQLELSQATVHRLLQTLIAEGFVLQRQGSKSYALTLELFSLVARAHHNESSLRATCRSSILRIVGTLQDSAFVLLRDRYDVVCIDKMEGSYITQSLTGGIGGRIPIGLGQGSIAILAALPESEQNAILAFNIPRFYQDDGIDEPQLRARIKQTQQNGYVLNTGPGKLTGIGGIAVAFTDTTGYPVGAIGLSVLTERLTQERLPFIVDILKREAAAISSSLNPFDPALGSPHMALSN
- a CDS encoding NAD(P)/FAD-dependent oxidoreductase, whose product is MKNPYLPHYNNHSGWNALLPARTATTEPQGPRAFDFIVIGAGFTGLSAARRLAELAPEKSVLILEGSVIGEGSSSRNSGFMSTFPRSGIAKDPAQDDLLGRMQIRVYEQGLQWLKQTLQENRIECDWDEHSGKYNASATPAGKASLLSGIDKNKRLGIDSEVLSQDQLAQRLGTRYYDFGYYTRNNVFVQPAAMHRGLADTLPENVTLLEETFANRVAGSAGRYTVSTSKGDFSAGQLVIANNAFARKLGFLKDRLIAIYTYAGLTPALSDEQAAALGPARQWGLLPAHRLGTTLRKVSGNRFMVRSAYSYESERSAAAYTTMLTHYYKRRFPQMASHEFEFVWGGTTALTRNGGIFFGKLADGIYGSLGCNGSGVLRGTVNGRLLAELMLNHQSEELDAVLGLGGPSWLPPEPLRALGVKSAIFYQGIRASAER